The genomic interval CATCTGTTcttgcatactcccttaaaataccttcgctttaaaaacaagaaaagcatcaATATTACCGTTTGTCCCTCTTGAGACACTGTAGCAGCAAGTACACACACTGTAGCACTGTAGCAGCaagtacacttcctcaaaatagtcggAATTAAGATtaaattaattacagatttcttagttgacgtttttgcagaggtctcagtcgcgcaattttacatctaagatacagtatttctcaagtgaacaaaatgtgcatgaaaactagtTGCCTGTCAtcgaatgacaacaaacacttaattgaagaatccgcactgctgaccaatcaccgacgaaggatCGTAGACTTCAGCTACAGAAGAAAAAACGCTGTGTGctcaaacagatggaaaaaggCTGCAGAACACCAAAACTAACCAAAATGATACGACATGTAGTCACAATATATGCAGGAACTGTTTCAACTGGGAAGCATATGGTAAGCCTTATTCCctgtgatctaaaaggctaaactgatcctagatcagcactcctactctgagacactttgtggataCAGCCCCTGGTAAAGCCAGGGAGAGACCGCAGCTGCTGCCAGCGTGACTCAGGACTGACTTGGCAGTTCCTCTAACTTAAatagtatgtgtgcgtgtgtgtgtggagagagtgcGTGCGTTAGTGTGCACATGCCAAAAAGTAATGTAGTAAATATGGACtgaggtgccattttggacgaaACCCATGTGACTGGCCATCACCATATTGGCGTAGTCCAACTCTTACCTCACTTCCTCTTCTTTGAGCCTGCGTGCTGCCTGCTTTGACTGTTTAATCTGCAAGTCCAGTCTGTGCAGGAAGTCTTGAGCCGACAGCTCTTCCGGCTGGGGCCGTTTATAACTACTACTGTCCTTATCCCCAGGGGCCAGAGGTGACGAGGGGTCCTCCTCAGTGTCCCTGTCCTGCCCCACACAAAGGGGGTTgaagtcctggtcctggggatctCCGTCGGGGGACTCTAGAGACAGGCCGTTGAAGGGAGAGGTCTTCTCTGAGACCACAGGGATGTTGAGGGTGTTACGCAGGAAGATACAGTCATTACTGAACATCTTGTTAGTCCTCTTGATCTGCTCCATCTGGAATCATATGTGTGACATAACAGTAATAACACATTAATAACATGGTATAACAAAAcaataacagtactaataacagGTTAACAAAACAATAACATCAG from Oncorhynchus tshawytscha isolate Ot180627B unplaced genomic scaffold, Otsh_v2.0 Un_contig_3158_pilon_pilon, whole genome shotgun sequence carries:
- the lysmd2 gene encoding lysM and putative peptidoglycan-binding domain-containing protein 2, which codes for MAEYSPVLPMRDGGARFGIGQPIFPRSRSGSESDSELSQSLARTKIRSYGSTASVAASLGEKYIEHRVTDSDTLQGIALKYEVTMEQIKRTNKMFSNDCIFLRNTLNIPVVSEKTSPFNGLSLESPDGDPQDQDFNPLCVGQDRDTEEDPSSPLAPGDKDSSSYKRPQPEELSAQDFLHRLDLQIKQSKQAARRLKEEEVRDSEEEYTLPVSSYQEI